The following coding sequences lie in one Camelus bactrianus isolate YW-2024 breed Bactrian camel chromosome 8, ASM4877302v1, whole genome shotgun sequence genomic window:
- the TBX18 gene encoding T-box transcription factor TBX18 isoform X1, with protein sequence MAEKRRGSPCSMLSLKAHAFSVEALIGAEKQQQLQKKRRKLGAEEVAGALDDGGCSRGGGAGEKGSSAGDQGTALPPPAGTASGPTRSCADLERSCGSRGAAGGCEDGFLQGASPLASPGVSPKGSPAPALARSGTPLPSPQAPRVDLQGAELWKRFHEIGTEMIITKAGRRMFPAMRVKISGLDPHQQYYIAMDIVPVDNKRYRYVYHSSKWMVAGNADSPVPPRVYIHPDSPASGETWMRQVISFDKLKLTNNELDDQGHIILHSMHKYQPRVHVIRKDCGDDLSPIKPVPSGEGVKAFSFPETVFTTVTAYQNQQITRLKIDRNPFAKGFRDSGRNRMGLEALVESYAFWRPSLRTLTFEDIPGIPKQGNTSSSTLLQGSGNGVPATHPHLLSGSPCSSPAFHLGPNTSQLCSLAPADYSACARSSLTLNRYSTSLAETYNRLTNQTGETFAPPRTPSYVGVSSSASVNMSMGGADGDTFSCPPTSLSMQISGMSPQLQYIMPSPSSNAFAANQTHQGSYNTFRLHSPCALYGYNFSTSPKLAASPEKIVSSQGSFLGSSPSGTMTDRQMLPPVEGVHLLSSGGQQSFFDSRTLGSLTLSSSQVSAHMV encoded by the exons ATGGCCGAGAAGCGGAGGGGCTCGCCGTGCAGCATGCTAAGCCTTAAGGCGCACGCCTTTTCCGTGGAGGCACTGATCGGCGCCGAGAAGCAGCAACAGCTTCAGAAGAAGCGGCGAAAGCTGGGCGCGGAAGAGGTGGCGGGGGCCTTAGATGACGGAGGCTGCAgccgcggcggcggcgctggcgaAAAGGGCTCCTCTGCGGGAGACCAAGGCACTGCGCTCCCGCCACCGGCTGGGACGGCATCCGGGCCCACCCGGAGCTGCGCAGACCTGGAGCGGAGCTGCGGCTCCCGGGGAGCCGCGG GCGGCTGTGAGGACGGCTTCCTGCAGGGAGCTTCCCCGCTGGCGTCCCCAGGAGTCTCCCCGAAGGGATCCCCGGCGCCCGCCCTGGCCCGGTCCGGGACCCCGCTGCCCTCGCCGCAGGCCCCGCGGGTGGATCTGCAGGGAGCTGAGCTCTGGAAGCGCTTTCACGAGATTGGCACGGAGATGATCATCACCAAGGCGGGCAG GCGCATGTTTCCAGCAATGAGAGTGAAGATTTCTGGATTAGATCCTCACCAACAATATTACATTGCCATGGATATTGTGCCAGTGGACAACAAAAGATACAG GTATGTTTACCACAGCTCTAAATGGATGGTGGCAGGTAACGCGGACTCCCCTGTGCCACCCCGGGTGTACATTCATCCAGACTCGCCTGCCTCGGGGGAGACATGGATGAGACAAGTGATCAGTTTTGACAAGCTGAAACTTACCAACAACGAGTTGGACGACCAAGGCCAT ATTATTCTTCATTCTATGCACAAATACCAACCGCGAGTCCATGTCATCCGTAAAGATTGCGGCGATGACCTTTCTCCCATCAAGCCTGTTCCATCTGGGGAGGGAGTGAAGGCGTTCTCCTTTCCAGAAACTGTTTTCACCACTGTCACCGCCTATCAGAATCAGCAG ATTACTCGCCTGAAGATAGATAGGAATCCCTTTGCCAAAGGCTTCCGAGACTCAGGGCGTAACAG AATGGGTTTGGAAGCCCTTGTGGAGTCATATGCTTTCTGGAGACCTTCACTACGGACCCTCACCTTTGAAGATATTCCTGGAATTCCCAAGCAAG GAAATACAAGTTCCTCCACCTTACTCCAAGGTTCTGGGAACGGTGTTCCGGCCACCCACCCTCATCTTTTGTCCGGCTCCCCTtgctcctctcctgccttccaccTGGGACCCAACACCAGCCAGCTGTGCAGCCTGGCCCCGGCCGACTACTCCGCCTGTGCGCGTTCCAGCCTCACCCTCAACCGATACAGCACGTCCTTGGCGGAGACCTACAACAGGCTCACCAATCAGACCGGCGAGACCTTCGCGCCGCCCAGGACTCCCTCCTACGTGGGCGTGAGCAGCAGCGCCTCGGTGAACATGTCCATGGGCGGCGCAGACGGGGACACCTTCAGCTGCCCCCCGACGAGCTTGTCCATGCAGATTTCGGGGATGTCCCCCCAGCTCCAGTACATCATGCCTTCACCTTCCAGCAACGCCTTTGCTGCTAACCAGACCCACCAGGGTTCCTATAACACGTTCAGGTTACACAGCCCCTGTGCCTTGTACGGATATAACTTCTCCACATCCCCCAAACTGGCTGCCAGTCCTGAGAAAATTGTTTCTTCCCAAGGAAGTTTCTTGGGGTCCTCGCCGAGTGGGACCATGACGGATCGGCAGATGCTGCCCCCCGTGGAAGGAGTGCACCTGCTTAGCAGTGGGGGTCAGCAGAGTTTCTTTGACTCTAGGACCCTGGGAAGCTTAACTCTGTCATCATCTCAAGTGTCTGCACATATGGTCTGA
- the TBX18 gene encoding T-box transcription factor TBX18 isoform X2 — protein MPPAGPKARLLGRLLRREAQALGTRGLGSRRFCSVLSVAQGGCEDGFLQGASPLASPGVSPKGSPAPALARSGTPLPSPQAPRVDLQGAELWKRFHEIGTEMIITKAGRRMFPAMRVKISGLDPHQQYYIAMDIVPVDNKRYRYVYHSSKWMVAGNADSPVPPRVYIHPDSPASGETWMRQVISFDKLKLTNNELDDQGHIILHSMHKYQPRVHVIRKDCGDDLSPIKPVPSGEGVKAFSFPETVFTTVTAYQNQQITRLKIDRNPFAKGFRDSGRNRMGLEALVESYAFWRPSLRTLTFEDIPGIPKQGNTSSSTLLQGSGNGVPATHPHLLSGSPCSSPAFHLGPNTSQLCSLAPADYSACARSSLTLNRYSTSLAETYNRLTNQTGETFAPPRTPSYVGVSSSASVNMSMGGADGDTFSCPPTSLSMQISGMSPQLQYIMPSPSSNAFAANQTHQGSYNTFRLHSPCALYGYNFSTSPKLAASPEKIVSSQGSFLGSSPSGTMTDRQMLPPVEGVHLLSSGGQQSFFDSRTLGSLTLSSSQVSAHMV, from the exons ATGCCTCCAGCCGGGCCCAAAGCAAGGCTCCTCGGACGCCTATTGCGAAGGGAGGCCCAGGCGCTTGGGACCAGGGGCCTGGGCTCCAGGCGCTTTTGCTCCGTGCTCTCCGTGGCGCAGG GCGGCTGTGAGGACGGCTTCCTGCAGGGAGCTTCCCCGCTGGCGTCCCCAGGAGTCTCCCCGAAGGGATCCCCGGCGCCCGCCCTGGCCCGGTCCGGGACCCCGCTGCCCTCGCCGCAGGCCCCGCGGGTGGATCTGCAGGGAGCTGAGCTCTGGAAGCGCTTTCACGAGATTGGCACGGAGATGATCATCACCAAGGCGGGCAG GCGCATGTTTCCAGCAATGAGAGTGAAGATTTCTGGATTAGATCCTCACCAACAATATTACATTGCCATGGATATTGTGCCAGTGGACAACAAAAGATACAG GTATGTTTACCACAGCTCTAAATGGATGGTGGCAGGTAACGCGGACTCCCCTGTGCCACCCCGGGTGTACATTCATCCAGACTCGCCTGCCTCGGGGGAGACATGGATGAGACAAGTGATCAGTTTTGACAAGCTGAAACTTACCAACAACGAGTTGGACGACCAAGGCCAT ATTATTCTTCATTCTATGCACAAATACCAACCGCGAGTCCATGTCATCCGTAAAGATTGCGGCGATGACCTTTCTCCCATCAAGCCTGTTCCATCTGGGGAGGGAGTGAAGGCGTTCTCCTTTCCAGAAACTGTTTTCACCACTGTCACCGCCTATCAGAATCAGCAG ATTACTCGCCTGAAGATAGATAGGAATCCCTTTGCCAAAGGCTTCCGAGACTCAGGGCGTAACAG AATGGGTTTGGAAGCCCTTGTGGAGTCATATGCTTTCTGGAGACCTTCACTACGGACCCTCACCTTTGAAGATATTCCTGGAATTCCCAAGCAAG GAAATACAAGTTCCTCCACCTTACTCCAAGGTTCTGGGAACGGTGTTCCGGCCACCCACCCTCATCTTTTGTCCGGCTCCCCTtgctcctctcctgccttccaccTGGGACCCAACACCAGCCAGCTGTGCAGCCTGGCCCCGGCCGACTACTCCGCCTGTGCGCGTTCCAGCCTCACCCTCAACCGATACAGCACGTCCTTGGCGGAGACCTACAACAGGCTCACCAATCAGACCGGCGAGACCTTCGCGCCGCCCAGGACTCCCTCCTACGTGGGCGTGAGCAGCAGCGCCTCGGTGAACATGTCCATGGGCGGCGCAGACGGGGACACCTTCAGCTGCCCCCCGACGAGCTTGTCCATGCAGATTTCGGGGATGTCCCCCCAGCTCCAGTACATCATGCCTTCACCTTCCAGCAACGCCTTTGCTGCTAACCAGACCCACCAGGGTTCCTATAACACGTTCAGGTTACACAGCCCCTGTGCCTTGTACGGATATAACTTCTCCACATCCCCCAAACTGGCTGCCAGTCCTGAGAAAATTGTTTCTTCCCAAGGAAGTTTCTTGGGGTCCTCGCCGAGTGGGACCATGACGGATCGGCAGATGCTGCCCCCCGTGGAAGGAGTGCACCTGCTTAGCAGTGGGGGTCAGCAGAGTTTCTTTGACTCTAGGACCCTGGGAAGCTTAACTCTGTCATCATCTCAAGTGTCTGCACATATGGTCTGA